The genomic region TTTGAATCAATATCATGTAAAAGTAACGGATGAGAATAAGTCGGTCTTTTATGAACATGGCGATAGCACCAAGGCGGGATTTGATGAAGAATTTACATCTACTATTGAATTGGGGAAAGCACCCCTGAATTCCGGAAACTGGACTTTTAGTTTAATACCGAATCATTTATTTGAAAGTGAACATAATAGGTGGGGATTGTATTTAGATTTGGCATTGGGGCTGATGTTAAGTGTATTGGTATCCGTGCTCTTCTTTTTTATGCAAACCTCTTATATGGCTCAAAGATCAACCCGAAGGGCAAATGAGACCATCCGTGCTCTTATTGAATCATCACCAATGGCGATTTACGCAATCGATACTAAGGGAGTGGTTAAAGATTTTTGGAACAAAGCTGCTGAAGAGATGCTGGGATGGAAACGTGAGGAGGTGATGGGAAAATTCATGCCGCATGTATCTGAAGAACAGAAGAAAGAGTTTCAAGCACTGATGAAAACGAGCTTTAAGGAAGGCGGACTAAAGAATAAAGAGATTGACCGTTTCCGAAAAGACGGAACTATATCGCATTTTCGGTTGAATGTGGGGCATATAGTGAGTGACGCAGGCCAAGATCGGCTGATGCTTGCTATTCTTGAAGACATTACCAAAGAAGTAGAATATAAAAACCGGCTTGAAGACTCTGTTCATGAAAAAGAAGTGCTGCTTTCAGAAGTCCATCACCGGGTAAAAAATAATCTTGCCATTATTATCGGTTTAATCGAACTGCAGAAGCAGTCTCTTAACAGTAAGGAACTTGATACTATACTCAGGGAGACTCAAAACCGTATTTATTCGATAGCCGGGGTACATGAGTTGCTCTATAACACCGCAAGCTTTACGGAAGTAACTTTTGATGAATATGCACTGAATCTTATTGAACGAATCCGAAAGTTGTTTGGGTCGAAAGAAAAAGACATTGTTATTGAACATCAGTTTGAAACAAAAAGCATCAATATAAATCAAGCGGTGCCTTTGGGGCTTTTACTTAATGAACTGATCACAAACTCTTTTAAACATGCTTTTGAAGAGCAAGAGAAAGGAAAAATCAGCATTCATTTATCGGAAGATGAGAATATTATTAAAGCGGTTTATGAGGATAACGGAAGAGGGGTAGATGAATCAGCTTTCAACACTTCAAAAACATTGGGCGTCACTCTTATTAAAACATTAATCAGCCAGCTTGAGGCAGAATACGAGTTGGAGTCCGAAAATGGATTTAAATTCAGCTTCACGTTTAAGAGGAAAGAAAGAGGAGCTCATTCAAGTATTTGAGTTCCAGATTTGGTTTGAGCATTACAAAAGGGAAAGAGGGATATAACCCAGGCAAAAAATAGCCCTGCAAGAAAGGTCTTACAGGGCTGAGTACCCGAGAGAGGCTTGAACCGCGAAGCACTGCTTCGCAATGACAACGATTGGGAGAAATACAAAAGGGAAAGAGTGATAAAAGCCAGGCAAAAAGATAGCCCCACAAGAAAACTCTTATGGGGCTTAGTACCCGAGAGAGGACTTGAACCTCCACGTCCAAAGGACATACGCACCTGAAGCGCACGCGTCTACCAATTCCGCCACTCGGGCAAAAAAATTCCTGAACAAAAGTGAATTTATTCAGGAATACAAAGATACTGAGATTTTAACCTTAATTCATCAATTTGGGAATGATTAATTAAAATTATTCAGGATGGAAACCAACCGCTCCCAGGATTTATTTCGGGCCTCTACATTAGGATCATCCTGGGGTTTCTCGGGATCATCTCCGCTGCGCATATAGGCATGTCCGGCGCCCTCATAGATTTTATAATCATATGTTTTCCCGAACCGCTTCATTGCAGCCTCAGAGTCCGCGATGGTAGAATTTACGCGCTCATCATTGGCTCCATAAAATCCATAGACGGGTACTTTAATGTCAGCATAAGCTTCAGCATCGCCGGGCCCGGTGCCGTAGAATACAAAAGCTGCATCAATGGCATCACCGGCATTGGTGGCTAACCGGAAAGATTGGGAACCTCCCCAGCAGAATCCGGCCACTGCAAATGTTCCATTTCCGGCCTTGATGGTTTTGGCATACTCGAGCACATTCATTAAATCAGTGGTAACGTGATCAGGATCAAGATCATAAAGTGCTTGTCGGGCCGCATCGGAATTTTTAAAATCACCGGTTTTTTCGATACCTGCTACTGTATTAGAGATTAAATCGGGAGCTACAGCTATAAATCCCTTACCAGCCAGTTGGTCTGCAAAACTGCGTGCCCAGTCATTCAGGCCACGGTTTTCGTGAATTACAATCACTATCGGCGCAGGTTCGGAGGTTTCCGGATAGACCACAAAATTATGTAAAGTTCTCTCATTTGATTCAATAGTGACCCACTCGTGATGGCGAGGTGAGCTTTCGAGCTGTTCAACGGCATAATCCTGAGCAAGTACAGGAAACGCTAATAATGCGATGATGGCAGTAAGTAATGATGTTTTCATGGTTCTATATGGTTTGGTTGGTCATAAGAAAACCTGCTTATCAGTTAAATCATTTCATCCTAGAAATATAAAATTAGAACTCGACTTGATAAAGCAGGGCGA from Gracilimonas sp. harbors:
- a CDS encoding histidine kinase dimerization/phosphoacceptor domain -containing protein, which gives rise to MNFFKEKYRLSRSLLLGVLLSCSVIFIWLQNYQKTEESRALIIKETGQLLTQQFQNRVLESVKTLENLKSRIEITNGEYFDHWEYDASLIIEQNPSFLLIEWIDSNMVIQRVEPMKGSEEAIGMDISQLNYRRADWEKARDDSITNFTHWLELVQGPEAFLVDAPIYFNDAFQGTITAAMDFTEQFNTMMLGLNQYHVKVTDENKSVFYEHGDSTKAGFDEEFTSTIELGKAPLNSGNWTFSLIPNHLFESEHNRWGLYLDLALGLMLSVLVSVLFFFMQTSYMAQRSTRRANETIRALIESSPMAIYAIDTKGVVKDFWNKAAEEMLGWKREEVMGKFMPHVSEEQKKEFQALMKTSFKEGGLKNKEIDRFRKDGTISHFRLNVGHIVSDAGQDRLMLAILEDITKEVEYKNRLEDSVHEKEVLLSEVHHRVKNNLAIIIGLIELQKQSLNSKELDTILRETQNRIYSIAGVHELLYNTASFTEVTFDEYALNLIERIRKLFGSKEKDIVIEHQFETKSININQAVPLGLLLNELITNSFKHAFEEQEKGKISIHLSEDENIIKAVYEDNGRGVDESAFNTSKTLGVTLIKTLISQLEAEYELESENGFKFSFTFKRKERGAHSSI
- a CDS encoding dienelactone hydrolase family protein — encoded protein: MKTSLLTAIIALLAFPVLAQDYAVEQLESSPRHHEWVTIESNERTLHNFVVYPETSEPAPIVIVIHENRGLNDWARSFADQLAGKGFIAVAPDLISNTVAGIEKTGDFKNSDAARQALYDLDPDHVTTDLMNVLEYAKTIKAGNGTFAVAGFCWGGSQSFRLATNAGDAIDAAFVFYGTGPGDAEAYADIKVPVYGFYGANDERVNSTIADSEAAMKRFGKTYDYKIYEGAGHAYMRSGDDPEKPQDDPNVEARNKSWERLVSILNNFN